In Passer domesticus isolate bPasDom1 chromosome 12, bPasDom1.hap1, whole genome shotgun sequence, the following proteins share a genomic window:
- the CDH5 gene encoding cadherin-5 encodes MSHHILLFSLFLVPAFADPGSQKSTQNLCSNDVSHKRQKRDWIWNQMHIKEEIDTPLPHHVGKITSSVRNNNAKYIIEGEYANTIFKVEETSGDVYAFERLDREKKAEYELTALIIDRTNNRSLERPSKFIIKVYDINDNAPVFVQKVFNGSVPEMSPVGTSVTKVTAVDADDPTVSGHATVTYEITTGGEYFTIDDSGVIYTKEPNLDRETKSTYEIVVQAKDAPGFSGDSSTATVIIALSDINDNFPVFKHPSFHFKVPENISVGGEVGRVKVEDIDEPQHRNTRYSFIQGEFRDTFDIVANPYTNEGIFRPKKPLDFETVSEYRFSIEATDPTVNLRHFKPGNPRSIATVTIQVTDVDEPPVFTKLPYEFKVRENHAEVKTLGSVHAEDPDAAKRKIRYIQRRANPNGDYVRVSNNGVIQLPKPLDREFSSSYNITVAAVEILEDGRLSDRESHAHVHVIVDDVNDNAPELVSPEEPRVCENAAPGKVIVRISAVDKDETSPRGFFRYSLATEDSNFSLIENYDNTANITVKYGQFNRELAKFHYLPVLISDNGDPDLTSTNTLLISVCKCNEKGNFTFCEERAKQVGVSIQALVAIFICIFTIIVIVLLILLRKRHKKDLSGLGRSVAEIHEQLVTYDEEGGGEMDTTSYDVSVLNSVRKNGLKAEAAPSPYAQVQKPPGDIPPGAGGMEMMIEVKKDEADNDRDLLPYDTLHIYGYEGAESIAESLSSLGSGSSDSDIDYDFLNDWGPRFKMLAELYGSEASEDFVY; translated from the exons ATGAGCCACCATATTCTACTTTTCTCGTTGTTCTTGGTCCCAGCATTTGCTGACCCAGGAAGTCAGAAATCAACCCAAAATCTTTGTTCAAATGATGTCAGCCACAAACGCCAGAAGAGAGACTGGATATGGAACCAAATGCACATCAAAGAAGAGATTGATACACCTTTGCCACACCATGTTGGCAAG ATCACATCCAGCGTAAGGAACAACAACGCCAAGTACATCATCGAGGGGGAGTACGCCAACACCATCTTCAAGGTGGAGGAGACCAGCGGGGACGTCTACGCCTTCGAGAGGCTGGACAGGGAGAAGAAGGCAGAGTACGAGCTGACAGCCCTCATCATCGACAGGACAAACAACAGGTCCCTGGAGCGCCCCTCCAAATTCATCATCAAGGTGTACGACATCAACGACAACGCGCCCGTGTTCGTACAGAAGGTGTTCAATGGCTCTGTGCCAGAAATGTCACCAGTAG GAACCTCAGTCACCAAAGTGACAGCTGTGGATGCTGATGACCCCACAGTGTCAGGTCACGCCACGGTGACCTACGAAATCACCACAGGAGGGGAATATTTCACCATTGATGACTCTG GTGTGATTTACACAAAAGAGCCTAATTTAGACAGAGAGACCAAGTCAACGTATGAGATTGTTGTTCAAGCCAAAGATGCTCcgggtttctctggggattcCAGCACAGCCACGGTGATCATCGCTTTGTCCGACATCAACGACAACTTCCCAGTGTTCAAACACC catcaTTTCACTTTAAAGTTCCTGAAAACATTTCAGTAGGAGGAGAAGTTGGCAGAGTCAAAGTAGAAGATATTGATGAACCACAGCACAGAAATACAAGATACAGCTTTATCCAAGGAGAGTTCAGGGACACCTTTGACATTGTAGCAAATCCATACACAAATGAAGGAATCTTTAGGCCAAAGAAG CCCCTGGACTTTGAAACAGTGTCAGAATACAGATTTAGCATCGAGGCCACAGACCCCACCGTGAACCTTCGGCATTTCAAACCCGGCAACCCGCGGAGCATCGCGACCGTCACCATCCAGGTCACCGACGTGGACGAGCCTCCTGTCTTCACCAAACTCCCCTACGAATTCAAAGTCAGGGAAAACCACGCAGAAGTGAAAACACTCGGCTCAGTTCATGCTGAGGACCCCGACGCAGCTAAACGGAAAATCAG ATATATTCAGCGTAGAGCAAATCCTAATGGAGACTACGTCAGGGTATCCAATAATGGAGTTATTCAACTTCCCAAGCCTCTGGACAGAGAATTCAGCTCCTCATACAACATCACTGTGGCAGCTGTGGAGATCCTTGAAGATG GCCGGCTTTCCGACAGAGAGTCACACGCCCACGTCCACGTCATCGTTGATGATGTAAATGATAATGCCCCAGAACTTGTTTCTCCTGAGGAACCCCGAGTGTGTGAAAATGCTGCACCTGGAAAG GTGATTGTTAGGATTTCAGCTGTTGACAAGGATGAAACATCACCCagaggtttcttcagatacTCACTGGCCACAGAAGACAGCAACTTCTCCCTGATTGAGAACTACG ACAACACGGCTAACATCACTGTCAAATACGGACAGTTCAATCGGGAACTTGCCAAATTCCACTACCTGCCTGTCCTCATCTCAGACAACGGCGACCCCGACCTCACCAGCACAAACACCCTGCTCATCAGTGTCTGCAAGTGCAACGAGAAAGGCAACTTCACCTTCTGTGAGGAGAGGGCAAAGCAGGTTGGCGTCAGCATACAAGCACTGGTGGCAATTTTCATCTGCATCTTCACAATCATTG TAATTGTGCTGCTGATTCTGCTGAGAAAGAGGCACAAGAAGGACCTGAGTGGGCTCGGGAGGAGTGTGGCAGagatccacgagcagctggTCACCTACGATGAGGAGGGCGGGGGTGAGATGGACACCACCAGCTACGACGTGTCCGTGCTCAACTCCGTCCGCAAGAACGGCCTCAAGGCAGAGGCCGCTCCCTCTCCGTATGCACAGGTCCAGAAACCTCCTGGGGACATCCCCCCTGGAGCTGGGGGCATGGAGATGATGATTGAGGTGAAGAAGGATGAGGCTGACAACGACAGGGATTTGCTGCCCTACGACACCCTGCACATCTATGGCTACGAAGGCGCCGAGTCCATCGCGGAGTCCCTCAGCTCTCTGGGCTCGGGCTCCTCAGACTCAGACATTGACTATGACTTTCTCAATGACTGGGGACCCAGGTTCAAGATGTTAGCTGAGCTGTATGGATCAGAAGCAAGTGAAGATTTTGTGTATTAA